The DNA region TGTCCTTTACTGTCTGGATGGAAAATTTTTCATAGGACGTGACCTGTACTATCTGGATTGAGAACCATCCTTAGGATGTGTCCTTGACCCTCTGGATTGAGAACCATCCATAGGACGTGTCCTTGACCCTCTGGATTGAGAACCATCCATAGGACGTGTCCTTGACCCTCTGGATTGAGAACCATCCATAGGACGTGTCCTTGACCCTCTGGATTCAGAACCATCCATAGCACATGTCCTTGACCTTTTGGATTGAGAACCATCCATAGGAAACACCGTAACCTATTAGTCTGTGGATTGAGAACCATCTATAGGATGTGACCTTTACTCTTTGGATTGAGAACCATCTATAGGAAGTGacatttaggctggggtcacacatggcgtaagacaatacgcaacgtattatacgtccgtattaCGCGTtgaatacgccaaaatgtctccgtaagcgaCTTCCGTAGTTCCGGCGTTGctgaggtgtggtcgcgtattttgcgcatgtgcttgtgcgtgtgtgatgcgtgtgtgatccgtatggcgtatttatcacgcaccatcacaaaatggacatttaacggttttcaggcctgcaaatcatttaaaccatcattaaccacactatttaagccctctacaacaggtggagccctcccatctgccctatatgttctctagcatattttggctgtgttgcttgGAGATTACAAccatgtctggccctgtgtatgtaagcacaactcagcgggtgttgcttcactgggtgttgtctcgtcgctttggacagccatattcggtcaatgtggatccgcgaaggaggagacgaagattgtgggtccATCCTCTATTGatccaacgccagagtaaaggccatttccagagactatattcagctttgagggcacatccagagaagttttaccagtatactcgcatgtccatccggacttttgacatgttgttggagctcttacgtcctgggctcacctttaaggacacctggatgagaaaagccatctctgctgaggagcgtctgctcctaaccttacggtatgtattccacatttgaaaatactgttttttgggggtttttcttAACAAATGTGAGGTGTACTACTAGGTTTCATTAACTTCacttggacatgaagccacaagcacatatccAAGAATGTTGGCAAGATTATAGTCTATTTATTTTTTCAACTGCCaatttgtatactgtaaataatGTCATATTCTATGAAATATACACTTGGGCTTCTTCCTTGGATCTTAGTgctcatgtttttttcttttccctttttgttgtattgcagcttcctggccacaggattgtcctatgcgggtctccacctggagtttttgattgggcggtcgaccatttcaggcattgttaggacaacctgttcccaaatctggctgaaactacatgaagctgtgttgcctgagccaaaacaggacgattggcttaaaatcgccacaggtttccaaaataattgtgacttccctaattgcattggagctgtggatgggaaacatatcagggtgcgtaagccgccgaactctggttcccaattctacaattacaagcagtttttctctgtagttctgttagcagttgctgacagtaactacaggtttgtcattgtagacattggggcctatgggcgaactggagactctagggtcttcaattcgtccataatgggtcggcggctacgtgacaaccagttgaatctcccaccaccacaacaactcccaggctccaatgctgaagcagtgccttttgtttttgttggagatgaggccttccaactgtcgcggaacgtcatgaggccttaccccaggcgcaaccttgaccaccggcggagggtgtttaatttgagacttgccagggcacggagactggttgagtgcgcctttgggattcttgtggccaaatggcgGGTTCTTCACTCTGCCATACAGCTGAGTGAGGCGACAATCAACGAAGTGATAAAAGCCTGTGTcattctacataatttcacaagaatacatgattgttcatCACCAAGCGTGGAAGATAACCTCATGATCAATGTtcgtaggcctaccccatatgtccctcctccgcgtcggcCACTTTCTGGTCTGaaagttcgtgatatctttaccaatttttttttgtctcctcaaggtgctattccctggcaagactatgcctttttgcatgtgtaattaattagctaTATAAAGTATGTGTGAAACAATTTTCCAACTCTGTGTTTAGTTTTTtcttatttcacatatggttatcagcatatcatgtgtgtgtgatggaagaatgaataCAGCGCAGGCAGACGGTGATTGCTAGTACAAAAAACATTTTACTTACTGGGTAACTTTTTCAACTGTGTAGGTTATTCTTTTGTCATAACCTTTTTTGggtctcatattttttttttttttgcccaaaattGCCACTCCGAACACAAGCAACCATGCTCTGTAGTGAGAATACAAGCATACAAATTGTATACAAatcatagaaaaaaacaaaaaaaaaaaaattaaaagaaacataaaaaacaaaacaaacctaaAAACAAAATTTACAAGTCCTGGTAGGTAGGGGCAGGAGAAGCAGCTTGCTCTGggtctgcatcaggtggcatttgtaggcccaattgtccagAACCCTGTGCAGATGATGTtgtggcctgagggacatttggccagctaggatgctgggaacttggaagagtaGGGCGTGGATTTTGGACATACCCCTGCTGCTGATAACCAtatggccgggaatcataacccaacccaaaatgaccatattgtccatacccaggttgggaccagcctccagcactgggtgtggacaagtggccatattgtgaTGGTTGAAcatatcccgccatatgttgctgaggtggccattgtgtggttgatgggggttggggctgaggtgttggctgacgtggagggggtggttcggatccttgttgagctgccaggccttgtaatctcagaggccgcagaacattttcaggtgacatctgccactgttcaatcatcagcatgagattgtatgggttatttgggggggtgcatgcgtcaacaaggatctgaaaacaccctctcacacgtagccttaaCTCCCTCTCTATGGACCTTAAGTAATTGGccatgctcctggtaaatccctcctccccatcatcgtctcgaacacgtgccaagtagctcaggaccccagcatcGACATTTTGGCGGCTTTGTCTCAATTCTCTTCTGCGGCGTGCAAGCTGTGGTCtgactgcagcctgtggggatggagccagggcaacagttgggctgctgctatttacagggtcatcctggctaggtggtggtgctgctgatgaggcTGCCGCTGAAGAGGCAAACTGTGGGTCCTCTGGGTGTGGGACTGAGACAGATCCAGCTTCATGAAGAGATgaggaggatccaggagggatggagccagagggagcagcagatggaccagccacctcttcaccttccccaactgggtcaatgaccagttcggagtcagaccctgtctccctgtcagtgaggttagactgagttctggaaccaaaaaaaaaagtaagaacacAAATAATACCAAAACCCACACCAAAAATTATTGAGATtggtacttacggcctgaggtccatgctgggattgagaaagttgagccggtcaaagtatatgtactttttttttttgggaggtgccccggctccacttctctcccgctgctgcctctccctcctgtactggtcgcggatactccgccaccttgttgtaacatcacccactgaaacaacaaaaaaaacacacattcttTAGACCATTAATCAGTGAGCTCCAAAAAGGTGTAAATGACTACACAGATTTataagtgtagcatccaaataggccttTGGGGAGAAGAATTCATCTTAAATCGAAACAAAAACCCCAATTAGCAAGcaaagccacaaggacagagtccactaacctctatcacagaaaggacaaataatgggaaacactgttagtAAGTAAAAGGGACACCTATTGTAAACATTAATGAAATCCGTATATCATGTACCACACCTTGGATCTACTGGtgggctttctagttccttcatgactaTTTAGTACATTGCGCAGAAATTCAAAGTAGAAAGGGCCTGATAATTCCAAAGAACattacatttcaaacatgggtgtacttacttatctgtcgctgtgcctgacgtggctgctggtcataatgtgggaagagggccacacacacgctcctccatgctgcctctttttgggctCTGTTGGCGTAGTTTGGATCTCTTTGGTCCTAAAttacaggcctttcttggaccaaaataatgagcatgtccacattgataatgtgagacatggtgaatctcactccgtggaggcgtgcagcagacttccgggttcaatgtctggctttttcagctaattagcatgtctcacctgcctaattgaggcctttggacgtttcaggacatctgccattaagttccgtatttctcgcaaggcacacgcatggtccgtaagcattccgtattatacgctctcccatagacttgcattggcgtattttttgcgcgatacgctgacaaacgcagcaggctgcgattttctgcgcccgtacaaagccgtatattacggatccgtaagatacggctgataggactagacccattgagaatcattgtgccgtatgcaatgcgagttttacggacgtagttttttcgctcttacgtacgtaaaacacgcatgtgtgaccccagccttactgtcTAAATGAAGACCCTTCCAAAGGATTCGACTTTTACTATCTGGATAAAGAACCATTCATAGGATGTGTCCTTTAGCCTCTGGATTGAGAACCATCCATAGGACAAGATTTGCACTCTCTGAATTGAGAACCAGCTATAGAACATGACTTTTCTCTCTGGATCAAGACCATTCCAAAGGACAGGACCTTTACTCTCTGAATCGAGAATCATCTATATAACCTGACCTTTACTCTCTAAATAAAGACCCTTTTAAAGGACATGACTCTATGAATGGAGAACCGCCTACATAATATGACCTTTACTCTGTAAATAAAGAACATTCCAAAGGACATGACCTTTACTCTCTAAATCGAGAACCATCTGTATAACATGGCCTTTACTCTCTGAATCGAGCACCTTCCAAAGGACATGACCCTTGCTCTCTGGATTGAGACCCTTCCAAAGAACATGAACTGTACTCTTTGGATCCAAATCCTATCATATCATGTGACCTTTATTCTTTGAATCAAGAACCATCTATAGGACATGACCTTTTCTGGATTTCTTAGGCTTTTACTTTTACTCTGAGGATCGAGGACCATCTGCAGGATATGACCTTTTCTCTCTGGGTTGAGACCCTTCCATTACACGAGACCTTTACTCTCTGGATCGAGAACCATCCATAAATTGTGACCATTATTCTTTGGATTGAGACCCTTCCATAGGATGTGACCTTTCCTCTCTGAATCGAAAACCATCCACAGAACAAGACCTTTACTCAGTAGGTCCAGAATTATCCTTACAATGTGACCTTTACTCTCTGGACCAAGACCCTTCCGTAGGCATCTACAAAGCACATAAAAGGTCATAGGTTGGGTTAAAGACAGGATGTTGACTGAAGGAATCATCATTTTTGAATGCAACTGGAATAGTAGGGTTTCCTTCTCAAAAGAAGTCCATGGGCTGTTTGCACGAAACGCACCATTTCTGCTGGCCAACGTTAGGGCGTGACAAACAAAGCAAGTGTTCAGGGCTCCCAGTTTCTAGAGACCCCAGAAGATGAATTGTATATGGTAGTATTATAGACTCTTTAATGGAGTAACATTTGGATCCTGCATATTACTTAGACACTATATGGTGGTGTTTTATGAACTTCTAATAGTCTTTTTTGTGGACTTTTAATGGAGTATTATTTAGATCCTGCATATTATTCAGGCACTATACGGTAGTATTATGTGCTGTATATGGCAATATATGCTGCACTTTTTAATGGATTTGTATTTGCATTCTTTTTGGTGGTAGTTTG from Ranitomeya variabilis isolate aRanVar5 chromosome 3, aRanVar5.hap1, whole genome shotgun sequence includes:
- the LOC143817580 gene encoding uncharacterized protein LOC143817580, with product MCVFFVVSVGDVTTRWRSIRDQYRRERQQRERSGAGAPPKKKKYIYFDRLNFLNPSMDLRPTQSNLTDRETGSDSELVIDPVGEGEEVAGPSAAPSGSIPPGSSSSLHEAGSVSVPHPEDPQFASSAAASSAAPPPSQDDPVNSSSPTVALAPSPQAAVRPQLARRRRELRQSRQNVDAGVLSYLARVRDDDGEEGFTRSMANYLRSIERELRLRVRGCFQILVDACTPPNNPYNLMLMIEQWQMSPENVLRPLRLQGLAAQQGSEPPPPRQPTPQPQPPSTTQWPPQQHMAGYVQPSQYGHLSTPSAGGWSQPGYGQYGHFGLGYDSRPYGYQQQGYVQNPRPTLPSSQHPSWPNVPQATTSSAQGSGQLGLQMPPDADPEQAASPAPTYQDL